One Maribacter cobaltidurans genomic window carries:
- a CDS encoding NAD-dependent succinate-semialdehyde dehydrogenase — protein MSNIWSKNPYTGESIKEYYKDTSASIEEKLKMAQSVQKEWSDKTIEERCELLQNVSELLLDRKEEYAKLISMEMGKPISQSIAEIEKCAWACDFYAFNVEDLLADEIIETDAKESFISYDPLGCILAVMPWNYPFWQVMRFAAPTLTAGNTGILKHAKNVPGCSKALEQLFLDVGYPKGCFQAILAGHEEIEELIRNDGIKAVTLTGSEKAGRGIAQAAGKNLKKSVLELGGNNSCIVFEDANLDKYLDTMVQARMQNTGQSCIAAKRFIVCPEIYDEFLERFIGATKKLTVGNPMDNDTYIGVLARADLADTLKEQVDKSLEKGAKLIVGNKKDGAYFEPTILTEVTPGMPAFDEETFGPVAAIIKADNRRHAIELANISSYGLGSMLFTEDIEHSLELIPEISDGAFFVNEMVKSDPRLPFGGTKNSGYGRELSREGILEFVNKKTVYIKN, from the coding sequence ATGTCTAACATTTGGTCAAAAAACCCGTACACGGGAGAAAGCATAAAAGAATACTATAAAGATACATCAGCTTCCATTGAAGAAAAATTAAAGATGGCCCAGTCGGTCCAAAAGGAATGGTCGGATAAAACGATCGAGGAGCGTTGTGAATTGTTGCAAAACGTATCCGAGCTACTTCTGGATAGAAAGGAAGAATACGCAAAGCTGATAAGCATGGAAATGGGAAAACCAATTTCCCAAAGTATTGCTGAAATAGAGAAATGTGCATGGGCGTGCGACTTTTATGCCTTTAATGTCGAAGACCTTCTGGCCGATGAAATTATTGAAACCGATGCCAAGGAAAGTTTTATTAGCTACGACCCATTAGGATGTATTTTGGCCGTCATGCCCTGGAATTATCCCTTTTGGCAGGTTATGCGCTTTGCAGCGCCAACATTGACCGCTGGAAACACGGGTATATTAAAACATGCCAAAAATGTTCCCGGGTGTTCCAAGGCCTTGGAGCAGTTGTTTTTGGATGTAGGTTATCCTAAAGGTTGTTTTCAGGCCATTCTCGCTGGTCATGAGGAAATTGAGGAATTAATCAGGAATGATGGTATTAAGGCCGTGACCTTGACTGGAAGCGAAAAAGCGGGAAGGGGAATTGCACAAGCCGCCGGTAAAAACCTGAAGAAATCAGTGTTGGAGTTGGGGGGCAACAATTCCTGTATTGTTTTTGAGGATGCGAACTTGGACAAGTATTTGGATACTATGGTGCAGGCCAGGATGCAGAATACGGGGCAAAGTTGCATTGCGGCGAAACGATTTATTGTGTGTCCTGAAATCTATGATGAATTTCTGGAAAGATTTATAGGGGCGACCAAAAAACTTACCGTAGGAAATCCTATGGATAACGACACTTATATAGGTGTTCTTGCCAGGGCAGATTTGGCGGATACCTTAAAGGAACAAGTGGACAAATCTTTGGAGAAAGGTGCTAAACTGATTGTGGGTAACAAAAAGGACGGAGCATATTTTGAACCCACTATTCTTACCGAAGTAACACCCGGAATGCCGGCATTTGATGAGGAAACCTTTGGACCCGTTGCGGCTATTATCAAAGCGGACAATAGAAGACATGCGATAGAATTGGCAAATATATCTAGCTATGGACTAGGGTCCATGTTGTTTACAGAGGATATTGAACATTCTTTGGAACTCATTCCTGAAATTTCCGACGGTGCCTTTTTTGTCAATGAAATGGTAAAATCAGACCCAAGGTTGCCCTTTGGGGGAACAAAAAATTCAGGGTACGGAAGAGAACTTTCAAGAGAAGGAATTTTAGAGTTTGTGAATAAAAAAACAGTTTACATTAAAAATTAA
- a CDS encoding ShlB/FhaC/HecB family hemolysin secretion/activation protein, with translation MIRPPIRIKHLPFWINQFLCTLILLFLGSCASFKEHQNIPEVSPGNPQNISYTFYLAGGFGNPSKASNKRLLEKFRSEINTSDDNSTVIFTGDNISTEMGDWSKDSLLIREQMELVRDFKGNTIFLPGNNEWKSYELDKMEKVEDYLKEIDKEGIDVFPENGCPIEYKVINDNLDLILLDSKWFIANWSRLVDINKKCDNIVTRRRFMEELEGYINDGQGKNIVIAMHHPVMSNGTYAGTESFKSHMTPLPVLGTLRNAVMDLGAFNPDHLNSRRYNYLRIAVSALAQANDRITLVSGHEENLQLLSGGGIHQIISGSLGSKSPTKIEKKHITAIGGSMAYEGDYAYGERGFARLDFYNDGSSKVTFFSEDDLDDLETFDVLEPMEKEKEYKRFDESLSKSVTTPILDNPEDYDKSGFYKFLWGERYRSYFGKSVNAPVVKLDTLYGGLYVVKEGGGHQSFSLRLADKDGKQYAMRSLRKSALKFLKFKLPGISYNSDDYRDTWAEEVISDFFTTAHPYMQLVVNPLAKSVGINHSDTELFYVPRQPQLEEYNENFGDELYFIQRRPSDEQLNYKGYRRTIDKVSGKVKDFESTTDMLERIKRDESFAIDQKNFIRARIFDMLIGDWDRHQDQWRWIEYETPDGEKEFMPVPRDRDNVFPRFDGNAMKLVKLFVPTTKRWQTFDGDIDNAKWQNMGGNSLDRALLTKYGVDTWVAEAEYIQEHMTSQAIERAFMRLPVEVRDNTAQFLEQSLKERLKTLPDKAREYGEYLNKVVAVTGTEKDDLFEVEKLPNGALSVTLRRLLTDRKNEIFFQRIFKESETKEVWLYGLGDDDIFRVTGNADPGIKIKIIGGYGEDIYEIANKKRIKVYDWEHEKIHFKDEEPKKQLSDIYTTNNYHWRYFKPNTNVIVPTTGFRTDDGVFLGASNTYTVNGLNGNDFKQKHTLSAKYYFNFQATEVQYSGAFGNVFPKWNFIMDGFYTSDRYARNYFGTGNDTFNDEDNLGRDYYRARLKQLNLSAGISYYTLKIRGLFESFKVNENDQRFFNRSILSPELFQNQNYAGAELSGYYDNEDADDFPTKSIYIGLRMGYKTNFNLKDNNFAYGSLKLGFNHKIISSGALVLGSTAEYSTVSKSNDIFFYHIPSIGGNNGLRGFRDERFTGRSSFYHTSDLKWRVKRYVTAVTPVTIGMFAGFDYGRVWSSNESSDTWHTSQGGGLWISSLKALTFNIGYFNSREGNMVQVGFLAPF, from the coding sequence ATGATTAGACCCCCCATTCGTATTAAACACCTTCCTTTTTGGATAAACCAATTTCTTTGTACCCTAATCCTACTATTTTTGGGCTCTTGTGCCAGTTTCAAAGAGCATCAAAATATTCCAGAGGTTTCACCGGGTAATCCACAGAATATCAGCTACACGTTTTATTTGGCAGGTGGATTTGGTAACCCTTCCAAAGCCTCTAACAAAAGACTTTTGGAAAAATTTAGGTCAGAAATCAACACTTCCGATGATAATAGCACGGTCATCTTTACTGGTGACAATATCTCTACGGAAATGGGAGATTGGTCCAAGGATAGTTTGTTGATACGGGAACAGATGGAATTGGTAAGGGATTTTAAGGGCAATACTATTTTTCTTCCAGGGAACAATGAATGGAAAAGTTACGAACTGGATAAAATGGAAAAGGTCGAAGATTATCTCAAGGAAATCGACAAGGAGGGCATTGATGTTTTCCCGGAAAATGGATGTCCTATCGAATACAAGGTCATCAATGATAATCTTGACCTTATCTTACTGGATTCCAAATGGTTCATTGCCAATTGGTCCAGATTGGTGGATATTAACAAAAAGTGCGATAATATAGTGACCAGAAGGCGCTTCATGGAGGAATTGGAGGGCTACATTAATGATGGCCAAGGAAAGAACATTGTTATAGCCATGCATCATCCGGTAATGAGTAATGGCACCTACGCCGGAACGGAATCTTTTAAATCGCACATGACCCCTTTACCGGTTTTGGGAACATTGCGTAACGCGGTAATGGATCTTGGGGCTTTCAATCCAGATCATTTAAATTCAAGAAGGTACAATTATTTAAGAATAGCCGTAAGTGCCTTGGCCCAAGCGAATGACCGTATTACATTGGTTTCAGGCCATGAGGAAAATCTACAGTTATTGTCAGGAGGCGGAATCCATCAAATTATTAGCGGCTCCCTAGGCAGTAAAAGTCCAACAAAGATTGAGAAAAAACACATTACGGCCATTGGGGGCTCCATGGCATATGAAGGCGATTACGCCTATGGGGAACGGGGTTTTGCTAGATTGGACTTTTATAATGATGGAAGCTCCAAAGTAACCTTTTTTTCAGAAGATGATTTGGATGATCTAGAGACGTTTGATGTTCTGGAACCTATGGAAAAGGAAAAGGAGTATAAAAGGTTTGATGAAAGTTTAAGCAAATCGGTTACCACTCCCATTTTGGACAATCCTGAGGACTATGATAAAAGCGGCTTTTACAAGTTCTTGTGGGGGGAGAGGTATCGGTCTTATTTTGGTAAGTCGGTTAATGCTCCGGTAGTGAAGTTAGATACCTTATATGGCGGGCTCTATGTAGTAAAGGAGGGTGGAGGTCATCAATCTTTCTCCTTGCGATTGGCAGATAAGGATGGTAAACAATATGCCATGCGTTCCCTGAGAAAGAGTGCCCTAAAGTTTTTAAAGTTCAAGCTTCCGGGTATATCCTATAATTCCGATGACTATAGGGATACCTGGGCAGAGGAGGTTATATCTGATTTTTTTACGACTGCCCACCCTTATATGCAATTGGTAGTAAACCCACTTGCGAAATCGGTCGGTATCAACCATTCGGATACTGAGTTGTTTTATGTTCCCAGGCAGCCTCAGCTAGAGGAGTACAATGAAAATTTTGGTGATGAACTTTATTTTATACAAAGACGTCCATCCGATGAACAATTAAATTATAAGGGATATAGGAGAACAATTGACAAGGTATCGGGAAAGGTCAAGGATTTTGAGAGTACCACGGATATGCTCGAAAGAATAAAGCGAGACGAATCCTTTGCCATCGACCAGAAAAACTTCATCCGTGCCCGAATTTTTGATATGCTCATTGGCGACTGGGACAGGCATCAAGATCAGTGGCGGTGGATAGAATACGAAACCCCGGATGGTGAAAAGGAATTTATGCCCGTGCCAAGAGACCGCGATAATGTTTTTCCCCGGTTTGACGGAAACGCCATGAAATTGGTAAAACTCTTTGTGCCAACGACTAAAAGATGGCAAACCTTTGACGGCGATATTGACAATGCCAAATGGCAGAATATGGGGGGCAATAGCTTGGATAGGGCCTTGTTAACAAAATATGGCGTAGACACATGGGTGGCGGAAGCTGAGTATATACAAGAGCACATGACATCCCAAGCGATAGAACGGGCCTTTATGAGATTACCTGTTGAGGTTAGGGACAATACAGCTCAATTCCTGGAGCAAAGTTTGAAGGAACGACTCAAAACGTTGCCCGATAAGGCCAGGGAATACGGGGAATACCTAAACAAGGTGGTGGCCGTAACGGGAACAGAAAAAGATGATCTTTTTGAGGTGGAAAAATTGCCTAACGGCGCCTTGTCCGTTACTTTAAGGAGACTCTTGACCGATAGGAAAAACGAAATTTTCTTTCAAAGGATTTTTAAGGAAAGTGAAACCAAGGAAGTTTGGTTGTACGGTCTGGGTGACGATGATATTTTTAGGGTTACAGGAAACGCCGACCCCGGAATAAAAATTAAGATTATAGGAGGATATGGTGAAGATATCTATGAGATAGCTAACAAGAAGCGTATAAAGGTCTACGATTGGGAACATGAAAAAATCCATTTTAAGGACGAGGAGCCCAAGAAGCAGCTTAGTGATATCTATACGACCAATAACTATCATTGGCGGTATTTTAAGCCCAATACGAATGTCATAGTTCCCACAACGGGTTTTAGAACGGATGATGGGGTGTTCTTAGGGGCATCAAATACCTATACCGTCAACGGTTTAAATGGAAACGATTTTAAACAAAAACATACGTTGAGCGCCAAATACTATTTTAATTTCCAAGCAACGGAGGTACAATATTCCGGTGCTTTTGGAAATGTTTTTCCAAAGTGGAATTTTATCATGGATGGTTTTTATACAAGTGATAGGTATGCCAGGAATTATTTTGGTACGGGCAATGATACCTTTAATGACGAGGATAACCTTGGAAGGGATTATTACCGGGCCCGATTGAAACAATTGAACCTAAGCGCGGGAATTTCCTATTATACATTGAAAATAAGGGGGCTTTTTGAATCTTTTAAAGTAAACGAAAACGATCAAAGATTTTTTAACCGAAGCATTTTGAGCCCAGAACTGTTTCAGAATCAGAATTATGCAGGGGCAGAGCTATCCGGTTATTATGATAACGAGGACGCGGATGACTTTCCAACAAAATCGATTTATATCGGTTTGCGAATGGGTTACAAGACCAATTTCAACCTCAAGGACAACAACTTTGCCTACGGGTCCCTTAAGCTTGGTTTTAACCATAAAATTATTTCATCAGGAGCCTTGGTTTTGGGCAGTACCGCAGAGTACAGTACAGTGTCCAAATCCAATGATATCTTCTTTTATCATATCCCTTCCATTGGGGGCAATAACGGACTTAGGGGCTTTAGGGACGAACGTTTTACGGGAAGGTCGTCCTTTTACCATACCTCAGATCTTAAATGGAGGGTCAAACGCTACGTTACTGCCGTTACCCCGGTCACAATTGGCATGTTTGCCGGATTTGATTATGGCAGGGTTTGGAGTTCCAACGAAAGTTCGGATACATGGCATACCTCCCAAGGGGGTGGGTTATGGATTAGTAGTTTAAAAGCATTAACTTTTAACATTGGTTATTTCAATTCTAGGGAAGGGAATATGGTTCAAGTTGGATTTTTGGCACCTTTTTAA
- a CDS encoding Pycsar system effector family protein, whose translation MDSIVAKAEAFITDKLGSEIDEKYLYHNLRHTQRVVKSAKELMEGEEVNTNDWKKLMVAAWFHDVGYLKSNEDHESHSCQMARDFLKSESCDEEFIDDVCGLILATKMNYEPKNHLEEIMRDADSSHFAKKSFIQTSELLREELRNLGLRDCTTEDWREENIHLLRVKHKFYTDFAKENWQSEKDKNIRRLVKAKKKGKKLIKKEKLKAKYKGQIPDRGVQTLYRVTLRNHIKLSDIADTKANILLSVNAIIISLSLANLVPKLDNPSNDYLIYPTFIFILFSIVSMIMSILATKPNVTSGEFTEEDVKTKKVNLLFFGNFHKMKLEKYQWAIKEVIKDQDYIYSSLTKDLYYLGVVLERKYRLLRWTYTVFMIGMILSVIVFGVALKFYGPEQVIDLPEIPQK comes from the coding sequence ATGGATTCTATTGTAGCTAAGGCAGAGGCTTTTATAACCGATAAATTGGGAAGTGAGATTGATGAAAAATATTTATATCATAATCTCAGACATACGCAGCGGGTGGTTAAAAGCGCCAAGGAACTTATGGAAGGGGAAGAAGTGAATACCAATGATTGGAAGAAGCTAATGGTAGCGGCCTGGTTCCACGATGTGGGCTATCTAAAATCCAATGAGGACCATGAAAGCCATAGTTGTCAAATGGCACGGGATTTCCTAAAATCGGAATCCTGTGATGAAGAATTTATCGACGATGTATGCGGACTTATTTTGGCCACAAAAATGAATTACGAACCTAAGAACCACCTAGAGGAAATAATGAGGGATGCCGACTCATCCCACTTCGCCAAGAAAAGTTTTATTCAAACTTCTGAATTACTTCGTGAGGAACTCAGGAATTTGGGCCTTCGGGATTGTACCACGGAAGATTGGCGTGAGGAGAACATTCATCTCTTAAGGGTAAAACATAAGTTCTATACTGATTTTGCAAAGGAAAATTGGCAAAGTGAAAAGGACAAGAATATTAGGCGCCTTGTAAAGGCAAAGAAAAAAGGCAAAAAACTGATTAAAAAAGAAAAGCTTAAGGCCAAGTATAAGGGTCAAATACCGGATAGGGGAGTACAGACTTTATATAGGGTAACATTAAGAAACCACATAAAACTCAGTGATATAGCAGATACCAAGGCAAATATACTTTTATCCGTTAATGCAATTATCATTTCGCTTTCTTTGGCCAATTTAGTTCCCAAACTGGATAATCCATCGAACGACTACCTCATTTATCCAACTTTTATATTCATTTTGTTTAGTATTGTTTCCATGATTATGTCCATTTTGGCAACCAAGCCAAATGTAACGAGTGGTGAGTTTACAGAGGAGGATGTTAAAACCAAAAAAGTGAATTTGTTGTTTTTTGGGAATTTCCATAAAATGAAATTGGAAAAGTACCAATGGGCTATAAAGGAAGTTATTAAGGATCAGGATTATATTTATTCCTCTTTAACCAAAGACTTGTATTACTTGGGTGTTGTTCTTGAAAGAAAGTATAGGTTGCTGAGATGGACCTATACAGTTTTTATGATTGGTATGATTTTGTCAGTTATTGTTTTTGGAGTTGCTTTGAAATTTTATGGTCCGGAACAGGTAATAGATTTACCTGAAATACCTCAAAAATAA
- a CDS encoding BLUF domain-containing protein: MFSLIYKSIACKDLAHNDIKDVMQKASFFNSQNAITGCLVYHNHIFIHLLEGDEKPVRRLFGKISGDARHEDIVLLNVEENTFSLFSDFSTVYNNFEDAQDQVRHKRMLFHQIFHGADIVKSPGGSKLTLWTQVNNLLKTKNKLHYG, from the coding sequence ATGTTTTCACTTATTTATAAATCCATAGCATGCAAGGACCTTGCACATAATGATATTAAGGATGTGATGCAAAAAGCAAGCTTCTTTAATTCCCAAAATGCTATTACAGGATGTTTGGTCTATCATAACCACATTTTTATACATCTATTGGAGGGTGATGAAAAGCCCGTAAGACGACTATTTGGCAAAATTAGTGGAGATGCAAGACATGAGGATATAGTCCTGTTGAATGTGGAGGAGAATACCTTTTCCCTGTTTTCTGACTTTTCAACGGTTTATAATAATTTTGAGGATGCTCAAGATCAAGTTCGGCATAAAAGAATGCTCTTTCATCAAATTTTTCACGGTGCGGATATTGTGAAGTCTCCAGGCGGTTCAAAACTAACTCTTTGGACCCAGGTGAACAACCTCTTAAAAACAAAAAATAAATTGCATTACGGTTAA
- a CDS encoding lipid-binding SYLF domain-containing protein, translating to MKTILATILLVVSANVFAQNDKDKEVMADAEKAKMELKEMDGMDRFFNNSSGYVIFPNVGKGGLIVGGASGNGVLYENGMPQGMASLKKVDVGLQAGGQALTEIIFFETEESLNDFKDGKYELSANATAIALDKGIAANANYKDGVVVFTKPKKGLMADLSIGGQKFEYDEMDRK from the coding sequence ATGAAAACAATATTAGCGACAATATTATTGGTAGTATCGGCAAACGTTTTTGCTCAAAATGACAAAGACAAGGAAGTAATGGCCGACGCCGAAAAGGCAAAAATGGAACTGAAGGAAATGGATGGTATGGATAGATTTTTTAATAATTCTTCTGGATATGTCATTTTTCCAAATGTTGGAAAAGGAGGACTGATTGTTGGCGGTGCATCCGGTAATGGCGTACTTTACGAAAATGGAATGCCACAAGGTATGGCCAGTCTAAAAAAGGTAGATGTCGGACTTCAAGCAGGAGGACAGGCACTTACTGAAATCATCTTCTTTGAAACAGAAGAGTCTTTGAACGATTTTAAGGATGGGAAATATGAACTATCCGCAAATGCTACGGCCATAGCCTTGGATAAAGGTATTGCAGCCAATGCCAATTACAAAGATGGTGTTGTGGTATTTACCAAGCCCAAAAAAGGTTTAATGGCAGACCTTTCAATTGGTGGTCAAAAGTTCGAATATGATGAGATGGATAGGAAATAG